The following coding sequences are from one Alosa alosa isolate M-15738 ecotype Scorff River chromosome 13, AALO_Geno_1.1, whole genome shotgun sequence window:
- the im:7147486 gene encoding zinc finger protein Xfin, producing the protein MFGLGETRSPDAPPVKTYQCVACSVTFHGLASLLVHQASHASEYSNPPPPPSCSSCGTVFGSRDLLKRHVCASIFPSMAPEFYKCDCGEKCTDFNNFQAHKKSHQGGSGQSHSETHQSGVSPQGLKEESSATAVTSYPVPHSLASTDVSLTSSSLNMPPNSCDSNGISIMNLNEDLATDNRIPKQNSNLFEQLEQALDPAKLNLPLANMEMPNNISPDAEVDEFAQVLKNSVTHSENTEVLQNQNQDVKPAPNKVVMKILANAYMNINKPPELKLGSDKLEGSSSDVGTPDGSDMTSSPKRQLRPSVRRPFHTFPRMVYSKHSPKKPTVSVARRYCPVVLLETRQRFVASDKDIEGNYQCGQCKRIFSDVDKLILHHALHRKERLKSCRRCKQLFISSSGAENHTCSRAPVKDLFSKGKESPSFPKLFLKAAQPSRFHCPLCNRSYTRFYSLKKHNCRFISSLTDSAQDPFGAVENDCPDMEVNGSDVDPLKYMSVGTGGQPQVKKEMLNAESVDVDKHQTEPNNENCFEVLQDPFEDGNDSDSPKESFSPHSAESTTSEPKEIVLVDDIVPTDTVEHVGTEHPDDDDDDDGICIEDQGEEREAISAVEEAEIDVLIEADEDDHKNNVLHQMLVEGSAVSKAQNKDIPSALSNAHVKRFTCGRCHKSFTRNYGLTKHLKICAVGRIRHKTQVFESKKVFDCSQCGKTFSHMDSLKIHKRSCPTGMRMQNEPSGSYNTASQENVFVLPPLTENPSKRQEPTVENSDRNWGIMSLPSVLPRRVTCECGSAFTCPRRLFEHLQMHAQESYICPHCGENLQSWMKYEAHLRSHVQYRQQSAPEEQSQPYNAASFRQQQSFVLSPQQPSTAQLSSQQPSTPAPSSCPKCFKTFKTRRSLLRHLRLSCYGEASAPKGYACSRCGMSFLSTYTLDLHMQSNTCTLSVKPMRCPVCIRWFTSVEGLKRHLITHSQDKVFSCRLCPRGFQKPEDLEVHKKMAHGVVQEEQELQSVESREEITITSNNKLFKFFRCNMCPRMYHSMRSLKDHRKKAHSLLGGGNAAQTSETLGVQNSQMNFFRCQLCQRTYHTLKSLKNHRRRVHHILAGSHVPQRADPLGAVQSSSSNIFRCQICHRAYPTQKAWRNHRRRVHRILGGGPEMQTGESFRLMHSQAPAFTCQACRRTYPTLQSLRDHRRKVHHMPGGMLDSQISNAVDAAHNSQPMVFSCHICDRSYSKLQSLKDHRRKVHRIPGGQIDVIKVE; encoded by the coding sequence ATGTTTGGACTTGGAGAAACCAGATCTCCGGATGCTCCACCAGTAAAGACGTATCAGTGTGTGGCTTGCTCAGTAACATTTCATGGTTTGGCATCCTTGCTAGTGCATCAAGCAAGTCATGCCAGCGAATATTCAaatccaccaccacccccttcaTGCTCCAGCTGTGGAACTGTGTTTGGTAGCAGGGACCTCTTAAAACggcatgtgtgtgcgtccatCTTTCCGTCCATGGCCCCAGAATTTTACAAATGTGATTGTGGAGAGAAGTGTACAGATTTCAACAATTTTCAGGCGCATAAAAAATCCCACCAAGGAGGATCAGGCCAGAGTCACTCTGAGACACACCAGTCAGGTGTAAGTCCACAGGGCTTGAAAGAGGAATCCTCTGCAACGGCTGTGACCAGCTATCCTGTCCCACATTCCTTAGCCAGCACTGATGTCAGCTTGACATCTAGCTCTTTAAACATGCCACCCAACAGCTGTGATTCTAATGGGATTTCTATAATGAACTTAAACGAGGACTTGGCCACAGACAACAGAATTCCCAAACAGAATTCCAATCTATTTGAACAACTAGAGCAAGCGTTAGACCCTGCGAAGCTTAATTTGCCATTGGCCAACATGGAGATGCCGAATAATATTTCCCCTGATGCTGAGGTTGATGAATTTGCACAAGTCTTGAAGAATTCTGTCACCCACAGTGAGAACACTGAGGTTCTTCAGAATCAAAATCAAGATGTGAAACCAGCCCCCAATAAAGTAGTAATGAAAATATTGGCCAACGCATACATGAACATTAACAAGCCACCTGAGCTTAAACTGGGCTCGGACAAATTAGAGGGATCTTCCAGTGATGTGGGAACACCAGACGGGTCAGATATGACGTCATCCCCCAAGAGACAGTTAAGACCCTCCGTAAGAAGGCCTTTCCACACTTTTCCGCGCATGGTGTATAGTAAGCATTCACCCAAGAAACCAACTGTATCTGTGGCTAGGAGGTATTGTCCTGTGGTTCTTCTTGAGACTCGGCAAAGGTTTGTTGCCAGTGATAAAGACATTGAAGGAAATTACCAGTGTGGTCAATGCAAACGCATTTTCAGTGACGTAGACAAGCTCATTCTGCATCATGCCTTGCACAGAAAAGAAAGGCTGAAATCCTGTCGCCGTTGCAAGCAGCTCTTCATAAGTTCATCTGGTGCTGAAAACCACACCTGCTCCAGAGCACCTGTCAAGGACCTCTTCAGCAAGGGGAAGGAATCACCAAGCTTTCCTAAACTGTTCCTTAAAGCTGCTCAACCATCTCGGTTTCACTGTCCTCTGTGCAATCGCAGTTATACACGCTTCTATTCTCTCAAAAAGCATAACTGTCGGTTTATTTCCTCCTTGACAGACTCTGCTCAAGATCCTTTTGGTGCTGTGGAGAATGATTGCCCAGACATGGAAGTTAATGGAAGTGATGTGGACCCACTCAAGTACATGAGTGTTGGCACAGGTGGTCAGCCTCAAGTGAAGAAAGAGATGTTAAATGCAGAGTCTGTCGATGTGGACAAACATCAAACAGAACCAAATAATGAAAATTGTTTTGAGGTTTTGCAAGATCCTTTTGAGGATGGAAATGATTCTGATTCTCCTAAAGAGTCTTTCAGTCCACATTCTGCTGAGTCTACAACATCCGAGCCAAAAGAGATAGTCTTAGTAGATGACATTGTGCCTACTGACACAGTTGAGCATGTTGGAACAGAACAtccagatgatgatgatgatgatgacggtaTATGCATTGAAGaccagggagaggagagggaagcaATCTCTGCAGTGGAGGAGGCTGAAATTGATGTGTTAATTGAGGCAGATGAAGATGATCACAAAAATAATGTGTTACATCAGATGTTGGTTGAAGGCAGTGCAGTTTCAAAAGCACAAAATAAGGACATTCCAAGTGCTCTTTCTAATGCGCATGTCAAGCGTTTCACTTGTGGACGCTGTCACAAGTCATTTACTCGCAACTACGGTCTGACTAAACATTTAAAGATTTGTGCTGTTGGGAGAATAAGGCATAAGACACAAGTCTTTGAATCTAAGAAAGTCTTTGATTGCAGCCAGTGTGGCAAGACATTTAGTCATATGGACAGTTTGAAAATTCACAAGAGAAGTTGTCCTACTGGAATGAGAATGCAGAATGAACCATCAGGGTCGTATAATACAGCCAGCCAAGAGAATGTTTTTGTCCTGCCACCACTAACTGAGAATCCATCCAAAAGGCAAGAGCCTACTGTTGAAAACAGTGACAGAAACTGGGGAATTATGTCACTGCCATCTGTCCTTCCAAGGAGAGTGACTTGTGAGTGTGGATCGGCCTTCACGTGTCCCAGACGTCTTTTTGAGCACTTGCAAATGCATGCCCAGGAGTCTTATATTTGCCCCCACTGTGGAGAAAACCTGCAGTCATGGATGAAGTATGAGGCTCATCTGAGGTCACATGTGCAATACCGACAGCAATCGGCTCCTGAGGAGCAGTCACAGCCGTACAATGCTGCGTCTTTCCGGCAACAGCAGTCTTTCGTCCTAAGTCCACAGCAGCCGTCCACTGCACAGCTGAGCAGCCAGCAGCCATCAACCCCAGCACCTTCTAGCTGCCCTAAATGTTTCAAGACTTTTAAGACACGGCGTTCTTTACTGAGGCACCTGAGGTTGAGTTGCTATGGTGAAGCATCTGCACCCAAGGGGTATGCATGCTCTCGCTGTGGGATGTCCTTCCTTTCAACTTACACACTAGACCTGCACATGCAGAGTAACACATGTACACTTTCCGTCAAACCAATGCGCTGTCCTGTGTGTATACGTTGGTTCACCTCTGTGGAGGGGCTTAAAAGGCATCTTATCACTCATAGCCAGGACAAAGTGTTCAGTTGTCGCTTGTGCCCACGAGGTTTCCAAAAGCCAGAAGATTTGGAAGTTCACAAAAAGATGGCACATGGTGTTGTACAAGAAGAGCAGGAGTTGCAAAGTGTTGAATCCAGGGAGGAAATAACCATAACCAGTAACAATAAACTTTTTAAATTCTTCCGCTGCAATATGTGTCCTCGAATGTACCACAGCATGAGGTCTCTAAAAGACCACCGGAAGAAAGCCCATAGCTTACTTGGAGGAGGCAATGCAGcacaaactagtgagactttgGGAGTACAAAACAGCCAGATGAATTTCTTCCGCTGTCAGCTTTGCCAGAGAACCTACCATACACTAAAGTCACTGAAAAATCACAGGAGGAGAGTCCACCACATACTTGCAGGAAGTCATGTTCCACAAAGAGCTGATCCTTTAGGAGCTGTGCAAAGCAGCTCATCTAACATCTTTCGATGTCAGATTTGCCATCGTGCCTATCCTACTCAAAAGGCATGGAGAAATCACAGAAGAAGAGTTCATCGCATTCTTGGGGGAGGACCAGAGATGCAAACAGGTGAATCTTTCAGGCTAATGCACAGCCAGGCACCTGCTTTCACCTGTCAAGCCTGCCGAAGAACCTACCCAACTCTGCAATCTCTGAGAGACCACAGAAGGAAGGTTCATCACATGCCGGGAGGGATGCTTGACTCTCAGATAAGTAATGCTGTGGATGCTGCGCACAACAGCCAGCCCATGGTCTTCAGTTGCCATATCTGTGATCGAAGCTACAGCAAGCTGCAGTCATTAAAAGACCACAGACGGAAGGTCCATCGCATACCTGGGGGTCAGATTGATGTCATAAAGGTAGAATAG